In Mycobacterium sp. JS623, one genomic interval encodes:
- a CDS encoding type II toxin-antitoxin system Rv0910 family toxin produces the protein MAKVDVAVSSDLTPERAWALASDLRRFDEWLTIFAGWRSEVPPQIEVGTCVSSCVKVKGFRNTVHWRVTRYDEPKLIEIVGRGRPGIRIALTLCVRDDKPGSTFAVVADLSGGLLSTPVGRLVAKVLESDVRKSVENLAALG, from the coding sequence ATGGCAAAGGTTGACGTCGCGGTTTCGTCGGATCTGACTCCGGAACGGGCATGGGCACTGGCGTCGGATCTGCGGCGCTTCGACGAATGGCTGACCATCTTCGCCGGCTGGCGTAGCGAGGTCCCGCCGCAGATCGAAGTGGGTACCTGCGTGTCGTCGTGCGTGAAGGTCAAGGGTTTCCGCAACACCGTGCACTGGCGTGTCACCCGCTACGACGAACCCAAACTGATCGAGATCGTGGGCAGGGGCAGACCCGGTATCCGGATCGCGCTGACACTCTGCGTGCGCGACGACAAACCGGGATCCACCTTTGCGGTCGTCGCCGACTTGTCCGGCGGTCTGCTCAGCACTCCGGTCGGCCGGCTCGTCGCTAAGGTGCTGGAATCCGATGTGCGCAAGTCCGTGGAGAATCTCGCCGCACTCGGTTAA
- a CDS encoding ABC transporter ATP-binding protein, which produces MLGPSGCGKTTTLRMIAGFETPTEGAIRLEGSDVSRVPPHKRNVNTVFQHYALFPHMTVWDNVAYGPRSQKKDKAEVKKRVDELLEIVRLTDFAQRRPAQLSGGQQQRVALARALVNYPSALLLDEPLGALDLKLRQVMQFELKRIQREVGITFIYVTHDQEEALTMSDRIAVMNAGNVDQIGTPTEIYDRPSTVFVASFIGQANLWAGKQTGRANRDFVEVEVLGTTLKARPGDTTIEPGGQATLMVRPERVRVSMDAPTGDVATVRATVSDLTFQGPVVRLSLAAADESTIIAHIGAEQDLPMLRPGDEVHVGWAPDASLVLPAADIPTTEDLEEMLDDS; this is translated from the coding sequence ATGCTCGGCCCGTCGGGCTGCGGGAAGACCACGACGCTGCGGATGATCGCCGGGTTCGAGACGCCCACCGAAGGTGCGATCCGGCTGGAAGGCTCCGACGTATCGCGCGTGCCGCCGCACAAGCGCAACGTCAACACGGTGTTCCAGCACTACGCGCTGTTCCCCCACATGACGGTGTGGGACAACGTCGCGTATGGACCGCGCAGTCAGAAGAAGGACAAAGCCGAAGTCAAAAAGCGGGTCGACGAGCTACTGGAGATCGTGCGGCTGACCGACTTCGCCCAGCGCAGGCCCGCCCAGCTCTCCGGTGGCCAGCAGCAGCGGGTGGCGCTGGCCCGGGCGCTGGTGAACTACCCCAGCGCGCTGCTGCTCGACGAACCGCTCGGCGCCCTTGACCTCAAGCTGCGCCAGGTCATGCAGTTCGAACTCAAGCGCATTCAGCGCGAGGTCGGAATCACGTTCATCTACGTGACCCACGATCAAGAGGAAGCGCTGACGATGAGCGACCGGATCGCGGTGATGAACGCCGGCAACGTCGATCAGATCGGCACGCCCACCGAGATTTATGACCGCCCGTCGACGGTGTTCGTCGCGAGCTTCATCGGACAGGCCAACCTGTGGGCCGGTAAGCAGACCGGCCGCGCCAACCGGGACTTCGTCGAGGTCGAGGTGCTCGGGACGACGCTGAAGGCGCGTCCGGGTGACACAACTATCGAGCCGGGCGGCCAGGCGACGTTGATGGTTCGGCCGGAGCGCGTGCGGGTTTCGATGGATGCGCCCACCGGTGACGTCGCCACTGTGCGTGCGACGGTCAGCGATCTGACGTTCCAGGGTCCGGTGGTGCGGCTCTCACTGGCCGCTGCCGACGAGTCGACGATCATCGCGCACATCGGCGCCGAACAAGATCTGCCGATGTTGCGCCCGGGCGACGAGGTGCACGTTGGCTGGGCCCCCGACGCGTCGCTGGTATTACCGGCCGCCGACATCCCGACCACCGAGGATCTCGAGGAGATGCTCGACGACTCGTAA
- a CDS encoding polyamine ABC transporter substrate-binding protein, which produces MPPNEFDPQVLNRLVANRTSRRRFIGGGAAAAVALAVGGSFVAACSSDNKSASGTTSTQSGPASGTLRISNWPLYMADGFVAEFQKSTGITVDYKEDFNDNEQWFAKVKEPLSRKQDIGADLAVPTTFMAVRLHGLGWLNDLGDIPNKKNIRQDLLEASVDPGRKFSAPYMSGMVGLAYNRAATKRDITKIEDLWDPAFKGRVSLFSDAQDGLGMIMMSQGNSIENSSMETVQKAIDLVKQQKEKGQIRRFTGNDYADDLASGNVAIAQAYSGDVVQLQADNPDLHFVVPEAGGTTFVDTMVIPYTTQNQKAAEAWINYVYDRPNYAKLVAHTQYVPVLSDMTDELNKIDPKLASNPLINPSKETLAKLKGWPALTDEQTKQYNDAYATVTGG; this is translated from the coding sequence ATGCCCCCCAACGAGTTTGATCCCCAGGTCCTCAATCGCCTTGTTGCCAACCGAACGTCGCGCCGGCGCTTCATCGGCGGCGGGGCCGCAGCCGCTGTTGCGCTGGCCGTCGGCGGTTCGTTCGTGGCCGCGTGTAGCTCGGACAACAAGTCCGCCAGCGGCACCACGTCGACGCAATCGGGTCCGGCAAGCGGCACGCTGCGCATCTCCAACTGGCCGTTGTACATGGCCGACGGCTTTGTCGCCGAGTTCCAGAAGTCCACCGGCATCACGGTGGACTACAAGGAAGACTTCAACGACAACGAGCAGTGGTTCGCGAAGGTGAAGGAACCGTTGTCGCGCAAGCAGGACATCGGCGCCGATCTGGCGGTGCCGACGACGTTCATGGCCGTGCGGCTGCATGGCCTCGGCTGGCTCAACGACCTGGGTGATATCCCGAACAAGAAGAACATTCGCCAGGATCTTCTCGAGGCGAGCGTGGATCCGGGCCGCAAGTTCAGCGCGCCGTACATGTCGGGCATGGTCGGGCTGGCCTACAACAGGGCCGCCACCAAGCGCGACATCACCAAGATCGAGGACCTGTGGGATCCCGCGTTCAAGGGTCGGGTCAGCCTGTTCTCCGACGCCCAGGACGGCCTCGGCATGATCATGATGTCGCAGGGCAACTCCATCGAGAACTCGAGCATGGAGACCGTCCAGAAGGCAATCGACTTGGTCAAGCAGCAGAAGGAAAAGGGCCAGATCCGCCGGTTCACCGGCAACGACTACGCCGACGACCTGGCGTCCGGCAATGTCGCTATCGCCCAAGCGTATTCGGGCGATGTCGTCCAATTGCAGGCCGACAATCCCGACCTCCATTTCGTCGTCCCGGAGGCAGGCGGGACCACGTTCGTCGACACGATGGTGATTCCTTACACCACGCAGAACCAAAAGGCAGCCGAGGCGTGGATCAACTACGTCTACGACCGGCCGAACTACGCCAAGCTCGTCGCCCACACCCAGTACGTGCCCGTGCTGTCTGACATGACCGACGAGTTGAACAAGATAGATCCGAAGCTGGCATCCAATCCGCTGATCAACCCGTCGAAGGAGACGCTGGCCAAGCTGAAGGGCTGGCCCGCACTCACCGACGAGCAGACCAAGCAGTACAACGACGCCTACGCCACGGTCACCGGCGGCTGA
- a CDS encoding ABC transporter permease, whose product MAGAAASNRQRSKIAPYLMILPALVYLGIFFVVPFYSLARTSLSSSGGSVYLPTLEFNWDFGNYLQAFSHYQDQIIRSFVYAITATLLCLLLAFPLAYVIAFKAGRYKNLILGLVILPFFVTFLIRTIAWKTILADDGWVVQALGSVGLLPGEGRLLSTSWAVIGGLTYNWIIFMILPLYVSLEKIDPRLIEASKDLYSTNRRSFAKVILPLSMPGVLAGSLLVFIPASGDFINADYLGSTQTTMIGNVIQKQFLVVKDYPAAAALSMVLMLIILVGVLLYTRALGTEDLV is encoded by the coding sequence ATGGCAGGTGCAGCCGCCAGCAATAGACAGCGGAGCAAGATCGCCCCGTACTTGATGATCCTGCCCGCGCTGGTGTACCTCGGGATCTTCTTCGTGGTGCCGTTCTATTCGCTGGCGCGCACGTCGCTTTCGTCCTCGGGCGGCTCGGTGTATCTGCCGACGTTGGAGTTCAATTGGGACTTCGGGAACTATCTGCAGGCGTTCAGCCACTACCAGGACCAAATCATCCGGTCGTTCGTGTACGCGATCACCGCGACATTGCTGTGTCTGCTGTTGGCGTTTCCGCTGGCGTACGTGATCGCATTCAAGGCAGGGCGTTACAAGAACCTGATTCTTGGATTGGTGATTTTGCCGTTTTTCGTGACGTTCCTGATCCGCACCATCGCGTGGAAAACCATTCTGGCTGACGACGGTTGGGTGGTCCAGGCGCTCGGATCAGTGGGGCTGCTGCCCGGTGAAGGACGGCTGCTGTCGACGAGCTGGGCGGTTATCGGCGGCCTGACCTACAACTGGATCATCTTCATGATCCTGCCGCTGTACGTCAGCCTGGAGAAAATCGACCCGCGGCTCATCGAGGCGTCAAAGGACCTGTACTCGACGAATCGGCGCAGTTTCGCGAAGGTGATCCTGCCGTTGTCGATGCCGGGTGTGTTGGCGGGCAGCCTGTTGGTGTTCATCCCCGCGTCGGGTGACTTCATCAACGCCGACTATCTTGGTAGCACGCAAACGACCATGATTGGCAACGTCATTCAGAAGCAGTTCCTTGTGGTCAAAGACTATCCGGCCGCAGCGGCGCTCAGCATGGTGTTGATGTTGATCATCCTGGTCGGCGTGCTGCTCTACACCAGGGCGCTCGGCACGGAGGATCTGGTATGA
- a CDS encoding ABC transporter permease, with amino-acid sequence MTTQAMAEVGTAEPKKVKGTPKWGDVLLRIVAGLVLLYLFLPIFVIVLFSFNDPKGKFNYSWQGFTLKNWADPFKYPPLTDALKLSLNVAAVSTAVALVLGSLVAIALVRQRFRGQTAVDTFLVIPLTAPEVVMGAALLTLFLDFGWAAGYTTIVISHIAFEISFIAMTVRARMRGFDWTLEDASMDLGASPARTFFKVTLPLIVPGIVAAGMLSFALSLDDFIITYFVSGSTVTYPLYVNAAVKAAVPPQINVLATAILGISLLLLAVGTLYRRKRIEG; translated from the coding sequence ATGACGACTCAGGCAATGGCCGAGGTCGGCACGGCAGAGCCGAAAAAGGTCAAGGGCACCCCGAAGTGGGGCGACGTGCTTCTGCGCATCGTTGCGGGCCTCGTCCTGCTCTACCTGTTCCTGCCGATCTTTGTGATCGTGTTGTTCTCGTTCAACGACCCGAAAGGCAAGTTCAACTACTCGTGGCAGGGCTTCACGCTGAAGAACTGGGCGGACCCGTTCAAGTACCCGCCGTTGACCGACGCGTTGAAGCTGTCGTTGAACGTGGCGGCGGTGTCGACGGCGGTCGCGTTGGTGCTGGGCTCGTTGGTGGCGATCGCTCTTGTGCGCCAACGCTTCCGCGGCCAGACCGCGGTGGACACATTCTTGGTGATCCCGCTCACCGCTCCCGAGGTCGTGATGGGTGCGGCGCTGTTGACCTTGTTCCTCGATTTCGGCTGGGCGGCCGGATACACGACCATCGTCATCTCGCACATCGCGTTCGAGATCAGCTTCATCGCGATGACGGTGCGCGCCAGGATGCGGGGTTTCGACTGGACGCTCGAGGATGCGTCCATGGACCTCGGCGCCAGCCCGGCCCGCACCTTCTTCAAAGTGACTCTGCCGCTGATCGTTCCGGGCATTGTGGCCGCCGGCATGTTGTCGTTCGCGTTGTCGCTCGACGACTTCATCATCACGTACTTCGTCAGCGGCTCGACGGTGACCTACCCGCTGTATGTGAATGCGGCCGTCAAGGCCGCGGTGCCGCCGCAGATCAACGTGCTCGCGACCGCGATCCTCGGCATCAGCCTGCTCCTGTTGGCCGTGGGAACGCTCTACCGGCGGAAGCGAATCGAGGGTTAG
- a CDS encoding DUF385 domain-containing protein, with the protein MASGIFDTPIVGIVNKLFVSLIDAPVVGPVVRRGLINIRYVGRRSGKTIQTPVGYQRSGDGIVINVMSPDNKTWWRNFRGEGGPITLLKLDGQDRTGHAIASRDEKGRVKVAVQLD; encoded by the coding sequence ATGGCATCTGGAATCTTCGATACGCCCATCGTCGGAATCGTCAACAAACTGTTCGTCTCTTTGATCGACGCGCCCGTCGTAGGGCCCGTCGTGCGTCGCGGCCTGATCAACATCCGCTACGTCGGACGTCGTTCGGGCAAGACGATTCAGACGCCGGTCGGCTACCAGCGCTCTGGCGACGGCATCGTCATCAACGTGATGTCGCCCGACAACAAGACGTGGTGGCGCAACTTCCGCGGTGAAGGCGGCCCGATCACGCTGCTCAAGCTCGACGGCCAAGACCGCACGGGCCACGCGATTGCCAGCAGGGACGAGAAGGGCCGCGTCAAGGTCGCAGTCCAGCTCGACTAA
- a CDS encoding EamA family transporter — protein sequence MAATQARTGALMAMGSMLCVQIGLAIAVTLIDRIGVEGAAWLRLAWAGVLMLVIVRPRFASFTWATFRMCVLLGVVTAAVTLLFMAAVDRIPLGTASALEFLGPLGVAVAHGHGSHRFVWPGLAAVGVVLLTEPWTGTVDPIGVGFALGAAACWAGYILLTQRAGDEVSGINALAVSMPVAGLVATIVVGPAVLPRITPDILLIGIGLAILLPVVPFALELMALRRLTTAAFGTLMALEPAFAMIVGLIVLHQIPGPAGTVGICFVVAAGIGAARTGARTQPVPAEVG from the coding sequence ATGGCCGCGACGCAAGCCCGCACCGGCGCCCTGATGGCAATGGGGTCGATGCTGTGCGTCCAGATCGGCCTCGCGATCGCCGTGACGCTGATCGACCGCATCGGCGTCGAGGGTGCGGCGTGGCTGCGCCTGGCATGGGCCGGCGTGTTGATGCTCGTCATCGTCCGGCCGCGGTTCGCGTCGTTTACCTGGGCCACCTTCCGGATGTGCGTGCTGCTCGGCGTGGTGACCGCGGCCGTCACGCTGCTCTTCATGGCCGCGGTCGATCGCATCCCACTCGGTACGGCCAGCGCGCTGGAATTCCTCGGCCCGCTCGGCGTCGCGGTGGCGCACGGCCATGGCAGCCACCGCTTTGTGTGGCCCGGCCTGGCTGCCGTCGGTGTCGTCCTGCTGACCGAGCCGTGGACAGGCACCGTCGACCCGATCGGTGTCGGGTTCGCACTCGGCGCGGCCGCCTGCTGGGCGGGCTACATCCTGCTCACCCAGCGCGCCGGCGATGAGGTCTCCGGTATCAACGCGCTTGCTGTCTCGATGCCCGTCGCCGGTCTGGTCGCGACCATCGTCGTCGGTCCTGCAGTGCTGCCCCGGATCACACCGGACATCCTTCTCATCGGCATCGGGCTGGCGATCCTGCTGCCGGTGGTGCCGTTCGCGTTGGAGCTCATGGCGTTGAGGCGGCTGACCACCGCCGCGTTCGGCACATTGATGGCTCTCGAGCCCGCATTCGCGATGATTGTCGGACTCATCGTGTTGCACCAGATCCCCGGCCCGGCGGGCACCGTCGGCATCTGCTTCGTGGTAGCCGCAGGCATTGGTGCAGCCCGCACCGGTGCCCGCACGCAGCCGGTGCCCGCCGAGGTCGGCTGA
- a CDS encoding LysR family transcriptional regulator: MDTRRLALLLALSRMGSMRKVAEAFALTTSTVSQQIAALAREAGEPLIEPEGRRVRLTPAGRRLADHAVTILAAVDAARLDLDPDAEPVGTVRVGGFATGIRVSLLPIVRELATTHPHVEVAINEYEPREAFELLVDDDLDLAITYDYNLAPASPDPVLESIPLWSTPWGLGVPADTATNSIADLSAFADSTWIVNSRNTADEDAVRTLAAMAGFTPRIVHQIDSLDLVEDLILDGYGVGLLPINRPTRNGITILTLMDPSTILTAYAVTRRGRANWPPLRTILDQLRPQSPTVPQEDWPRPTAHPGAREVSASRR; this comes from the coding sequence GTGGACACCCGGCGGTTGGCGCTACTGCTCGCCCTGTCTCGCATGGGTTCGATGCGCAAGGTGGCAGAGGCCTTCGCGTTGACGACCTCAACCGTGTCACAGCAGATTGCGGCGCTGGCCCGAGAGGCTGGCGAGCCGTTGATCGAGCCGGAGGGCCGGCGGGTACGCCTCACTCCAGCAGGGCGCCGGCTGGCCGATCACGCGGTGACCATTCTGGCCGCCGTCGATGCCGCACGGCTCGATCTCGATCCAGACGCCGAACCAGTGGGCACCGTACGCGTCGGGGGTTTTGCGACCGGCATCCGCGTCTCGCTGCTGCCCATCGTCCGCGAGTTGGCCACCACCCATCCGCACGTCGAGGTGGCGATCAATGAATATGAGCCACGCGAGGCATTCGAGCTACTGGTCGATGACGACCTCGACCTGGCGATCACCTACGACTACAACCTCGCCCCCGCCTCCCCCGACCCCGTGCTCGAATCCATTCCGCTGTGGTCAACGCCGTGGGGTCTGGGCGTTCCGGCCGATACCGCGACGAACAGTATCGCCGACCTCAGCGCGTTCGCCGACTCGACGTGGATTGTCAACTCGCGCAACACAGCTGACGAAGATGCGGTACGCACACTCGCGGCGATGGCAGGTTTCACACCGCGTATCGTCCACCAAATCGACAGCCTGGACCTTGTCGAAGATCTGATCCTCGATGGTTACGGGGTCGGCCTGCTACCGATCAACCGCCCGACGCGCAATGGGATCACAATCCTCACGCTGATGGATCCCAGCACCATTCTCACCGCATACGCCGTCACCCGGCGTGGCCGAGCCAACTGGCCGCCGCTACGAACGATTCTCGATCAACTACGTCCCCAGAGTCCAACGGTGCCCCAAGAGGACTGGCCCCGTCCAACCGCACACCCGGGTGCACGAGAAGTCAGCGCATCCCGCCGATAA
- a CDS encoding helix-turn-helix transcriptional regulator — MDALTELGILLRRWRERVTPADVGLPAGTGRRVRGLRRQEVAQLSGVSADYIVQLEQGRATSPSTQVLAALARALRLSNFERDHLLHLGGYTPPAEHAPTLSAAVRRLVDQLDSTPAAIYDLCWNPLVWNPMWAAVNGDPLSRPSRARNMMWSFMTGQPSRIKRRPDQALRIQQLLVGDLRARMGQHARDDRLTKYIADLSAGSEHFRNIWASEHIAAYRHEEKVIDHPAAGILTLDCDVLAADNNELRLVVYTARRRSETSDRLQQLEEALAQTRDSRQPPLQV, encoded by the coding sequence GTGGATGCGTTAACCGAGCTGGGCATACTGCTCCGGCGTTGGCGCGAGCGCGTCACTCCCGCCGATGTCGGGCTCCCCGCAGGGACGGGTCGCCGAGTACGCGGCCTCCGACGCCAAGAGGTGGCCCAACTGTCGGGTGTATCGGCGGATTACATCGTCCAACTGGAACAGGGAAGGGCCACCTCTCCATCGACGCAGGTGCTCGCCGCATTAGCTCGGGCGCTTCGCCTGTCAAACTTCGAACGTGATCATTTGCTCCATCTGGGCGGGTACACGCCGCCGGCCGAGCACGCCCCAACGCTGTCCGCCGCTGTGCGGCGCCTGGTGGACCAACTCGACTCCACACCCGCGGCGATTTATGACCTGTGCTGGAATCCCCTGGTGTGGAATCCGATGTGGGCCGCGGTCAATGGCGACCCACTCAGCCGGCCATCGAGAGCGCGAAACATGATGTGGTCTTTCATGACTGGACAGCCCAGCCGCATCAAGCGCCGTCCAGACCAAGCTCTACGCATTCAACAACTCCTGGTCGGCGATCTGCGAGCACGCATGGGACAGCATGCCCGCGACGACCGGTTAACCAAGTACATCGCCGACCTCAGCGCCGGAAGCGAGCACTTCCGCAACATATGGGCGAGCGAACACATCGCCGCCTACCGCCACGAAGAAAAGGTAATTGACCACCCCGCCGCCGGGATCCTCACGCTGGACTGCGACGTTCTGGCTGCCGACAACAACGAATTGCGGCTAGTCGTCTACACCGCACGCCGTCGCAGCGAAACTAGCGATCGCCTCCAGCAGCTAGAAGAAGCGCTAGCCCAAACGCGCGATTCCCGACAACCTCCGCTGCAGGTGTAG
- a CDS encoding nitroreductase family deazaflavin-dependent oxidoreductase, protein MTLTTESGLDGEYVPSPTESVRTQVADYEASGGVKGGTLEGRPVVILTSVGAKSGKVRKNPVMRIVDGDRYVAVASAGGAPANPSWYANLVAHPRIRLQDGASVREFQAREVSGDEKRYYWAVAERFWPHFPEYRRLAGGRDIPIVVLEPIAPRTPVTPYVRYGSTLSLPRRHSHDDRRAQQSGRSGGVRHVVQSAGLRCGAAVLVT, encoded by the coding sequence ATGACGCTGACAACTGAGAGCGGTCTTGACGGCGAGTACGTGCCAAGCCCGACGGAAAGCGTGCGCACGCAGGTGGCCGACTATGAGGCCAGCGGCGGCGTCAAGGGCGGAACGCTGGAGGGTCGGCCGGTGGTGATCCTGACGTCGGTGGGCGCAAAGTCGGGCAAGGTCCGCAAGAACCCGGTGATGCGGATCGTGGATGGCGACCGCTACGTGGCGGTGGCATCCGCGGGCGGGGCGCCGGCCAACCCGTCCTGGTACGCCAATCTGGTTGCCCACCCGAGGATCCGACTTCAGGACGGCGCCAGTGTGAGGGAGTTTCAGGCGCGTGAGGTCAGCGGCGACGAGAAGCGCTATTACTGGGCGGTCGCCGAGCGGTTCTGGCCGCACTTTCCCGAATATCGACGGCTTGCAGGGGGCCGCGACATCCCGATCGTGGTGTTGGAGCCCATCGCGCCGCGCACGCCAGTCACCCCGTATGTCCGGTACGGCAGCACCCTATCCCTACCGAGGAGGCACAGCCATGACGACAGAAGAGCGCAACAAAGCGGTCGTTCTGGAGGCGTTCGACACGTTGTTCAATCGGCGGGACTACGCTGCGGCGCAGCGGTTCTGGTCACCTGA
- a CDS encoding nuclear transport factor 2 family protein yields the protein MTTEERNKAVVLEAFDTLFNRRDYAAAQRFWSPDYIQHSAHIEPGREGLFELVKASPPDMRYENGLIVANGDYVMLHGRFTGIGQPANWIAADIVRLENGLLAEHWDVLQDEATAEESVSGLPMFGETFPTRV from the coding sequence ATGACGACAGAAGAGCGCAACAAAGCGGTCGTTCTGGAGGCGTTCGACACGTTGTTCAATCGGCGGGACTACGCTGCGGCGCAGCGGTTCTGGTCACCTGATTACATCCAGCACAGCGCGCACATCGAGCCGGGGCGCGAGGGCTTATTCGAGCTTGTGAAGGCCTCGCCGCCAGACATGCGCTACGAGAACGGGCTGATCGTGGCCAACGGCGACTATGTGATGCTGCACGGCCGATTCACCGGCATCGGGCAACCCGCGAATTGGATAGCGGCAGACATCGTGAGGCTCGAAAACGGTCTGCTCGCCGAGCATTGGGATGTCTTGCAGGATGAGGCCACCGCCGAGGAATCCGTGAGTGGGTTGCCCATGTTCGGCGAGACCTTCCCAACACGGGTATGA